A region of Ahaetulla prasina isolate Xishuangbanna chromosome 12, ASM2864084v1, whole genome shotgun sequence DNA encodes the following proteins:
- the LOC131184061 gene encoding fibulin-7-like: MFARTQQGSRPPGMRQADRLSLLSLQDVDECAVNQDNCSRGQICVNVFGGFRCVKPECPKTQFNTTYVKTSASQCERSPCPMGSQACQKAAHAISFHYLPLQSNHSVPWVLFKMSTSSSLGDSLRFALLGGNSQGRLAIQRSDQHTGELVLTRSVLGPAILEAEVEMSEFAQKILLGKHIFKVTVLVSQYEF; the protein is encoded by the exons ATGTTTGCCAGGACACAGCAGGGCTCCAGACCACCAGGGatgagacaggcagacagactctCTCTGTTGTCTTTGCAAGATGTGGATGAATGTGCCGTAAATCAAGACAACTGCAGCCGCGGACAGATTTGCGTCAATGTCTTTGGGGGCTTCCGTTGCGTGAAGCCCGAATGCCCCAAGACTCAGTTCAACACAACCTACGTCAAGACGTCGGCCTC GCAGTGTGAACGGAGCCCTTGCCCCATGGGCAGCCAAGCCTGCCAGAAAGCTGCCCacgccatctccttccactaccTGCCCCTCCAGTCCAACCACTCCGTGCCCTGGGTCCTTTTCAAGATGTCCACCAGCAGCTCTCTGGGGGACAGCCTGCGCTTCGCTCTCCTAGGGGGCAACAGCCAGGGGAGGCTTGCGATCCAGCGCTCGGACCAGCACACGGGGGAACTGGTGCTGACCCGCTCAGTCCTGGGCCCAGCGATCCTGGAGGCCGAGGTGGAAATGAGCGAATTTGCCCAGAAGATCCTTCTAGGGAAGCACATCTTCAAGGTCACAGTGTTGGTTTCCCAGTATGAATTCTGA